A segment of the Salvelinus namaycush isolate Seneca chromosome 3, SaNama_1.0, whole genome shotgun sequence genome:
TTTGACGGCTGACATCTGACAGACAGAGGCACATCACAGGAGGCGTATCCTGTTGCATGGACGTTATATGGGAACtggcagactgaccatcagatacTGCGGGCTAGTGACGCACTGTGGGCTAACGCGAAACCACGCTGAATGAAAGGTCTACGCTCTGATTTCGCGTGACAATATACAACTTTTCAATAGAAAGCGCAACAACACGCAACAGCAAAGACACTACCGCCCTCTTGAACAACagcaagttagctggctaacgttagctagctacggatgagagagagagaggcttccaTCCATCTTGCATCCCCCATTCATATTAAATGCGCGAAACCCTCTAGAAAACGTCTGGCAATGCCAACAGGCCAAATGTAGTATTATGTACACTCGGTGTGACATGAGGGATTCTCGCTTACCGTTACTTGTTGATCGGTGGCTAATTCTTGCCCGTTGtattagccagctaacgttacttCCTTTACCGAAAGCTTTCCGAAATGAATTTTTGCGTCGCAGCCGAAAATGACGTCAAAAATAAGCGACTATGTGTGACTGATTGTATGGGTCCCATCCGTTCTTATAACGCGTTCAACTACTATTCGGAACTAGGACATTCGTACATTTCCGAGTTTGCTAGTttcgagtttcctagttccgactatgaCATGAACGCGGCATTGTTATACCTCAGCGTCCCCATCCTGTAGTTCAGTGGTCtcgtcagagaggaagaggcgaagcgagaggattTTTCTGCGCCCAAAATATGTCCGCATGAGATAAGCCCTTTTTTGCATGGAGGGCTATGAGAGGGTGTCGAAATCGAATAGAAGTTTTGTAATGTTTAGGCCGTTACAAATGCACTTATAGAATTTGATTCACGTGGCATTCCGGTAACTTTGAGAAAAACAACTTAGTTGTGCCTGTTGGTCAcacgcgtatctgccctctcattggctaaaaTGGTCTCACCTGATTTCTCCTGCCTTCCATTGTTGATGACATATGTTTCAGTTGTTAGAATGGTCagtcttgtcaatataatagatcatctttggTCTCAATCCAATACAAAAAAACGTACATTTCCTTATTTCCTTTCCTTCCTTATTCCTTATCTTATGAAAAACACCCACATATGCGAAGTACAGTTATTGTTTTGAAGTTAAATAaggtaataaataaataagtgaAATTGTATTTCATTTACATTGTAAGGGTGTCTTATTTCCATAAGGGTGTTTGTccatcacacacatcacatataaagagaaaataaataaaatatcaaaTTCCAACAGGTAAAaagtatgtatttatttaattaaaataGATAGCTATGTATATTATTTAATCAATTACCTTGTCActtcacatacaaacacaaacaattgtgaattgaaataaattaacaTTATGTAATTGCACATAATAAATAAATTGATAAATAATAGATTAAGGACATACTATCAACAACATAATGACAAAGAATCACAGtcatgaaatagataataaatatGGCACAAGAAACACAATGAATAAATAAACAATATTCAATTAAAGTAATTTCAAAATATGATAATAAATTGTAGAGCATTTGAGGTCATAAAGAGTTGATATCAGTTTCACTGATGAGCTACATGCAGGACtttgattgatttgcacttgccTCACACAATTTAGTGTTAGAAATCAATCTCTCTCATATCAGTAGGAGTGCCTGCTCTTTCATCCTCTATTTCCCCATCCTTCTCCATGGCACTGTCTTGGAGTCCACCTCTGAGCCGTTGTTTGAGGGCAGCTTCTATCAATTCACTGTAACACTGCAACACCATCTGTGATCAAAGAAGAAAGATAAACACAGATTAGGATTAAAACCAGTACCCTTCCAGTCACACTAACCATATCACAACCAATCTGTAACTCAAACACTTAGTTCAGTGGTCCTTTATTTCCAGTCCCATTTTCACCTCTAAATCAGTCTTTCACTCAGCATTGCTATTGAATAAAGTTAAACTGCAGCTCCCGGCTGTAATACAACCGATATGCTGAGATATTTTATGTAGAGATATTAGAGATACTGCTAGGCACTTACCAGGTCAGTCTGACACAGTTCTGCCAGTGTAGCACTCATATGACCCAGATGACCTGGACCCTTGTTGCCCAACCCCCGGAGGGCAGAGTTCAGCGCTGCCGCAGCAACCAGAGATGGAGGGGCTCCCAGGAAACGGTAGTCGCAGACACACATGGCAACCAGGGTGTCACTATGCCGACGCAGTGTGGAGAAGAactcctctgtgtctgtctttccATCCTTCCTCTCCCCTACAGGGGGAAGGAAATGTGGAATGAAGTCCTGAGGGGTTACCGCAGCAACGTCCCATCGAAGAGTCGCAAGGATGACACGTTCCATCTCCTTATGATGAAAGGGCAAGAACATCAATATACATGTGTTTATGTGTAAAAACATTTGTTTATATAGCCCACTGAATACAATGCATATAATAATACAGAGATGGTTTGCATTCACAAGGTCCACCATATTGTCACATAGAGTTTTGAAAGTGTCTCTCCTCTATATCAAAATGGTGACCTACCCGTATGTTGGAGGGCAGGAAGCTGTACTCAGCTGCAGCACAAAGAGAGTCAGCAGAGATTGTGTCACACTCTGTTAGTTTGGAGGCGATGAGGACGCAGGCTGCAGCCAGGCAGTAgggtgagacagggagagacagggaggcagacaggAAGCGGTCcaacatagagacagacaggggaaacACTGTTTCGTCACAGCCACGCTCACAGCATACCTAGTAGagagaccaacaggagagaaTCAATTAGTGCCTCATCACAGTATACCAAAGACATTAATGTGGGGAAAAAAGAGATGAAAATGGAATCCAGAGAATGAAAGTTCATACTTCCATAACCCACTTGGCGAGCTCCTCTCTGCGCTCCGGCTCTCTCTGGATGAGGGCGACGTAGAGGCCGGAGGGCAGATATCTCTCCTCCACCTGTAGCAGCCTCTGGATGATCCGCTGCCCAGACACGCTGGGGTCCCAGGGGGCCCGGAGCTGTGACTGGCCCCTGGCCTGGCCCTGCTGGGCTCCCTGGCCTTGGACTTCCTCCTCAcaccacagagacacagacacagacatccCTCAGCTCAGCCCACACACACAACTACCTAGGTGGGTTTGTGTTCCTCTCGGTCCAGAAAGTGGGATACAACAAGTCAATGTTACTCTGTCAGTGTAAGGAGAGAGAATGTAGGACCAATATGTGTGCTGAAAATCTGCAACTAATCCAACTCAATTGAACTCTCTTCTTGTCACTGCTATGTTGGATGTCCTTTTATTTCCTCGcccctctgtatgtgtgtgttcctgtgtggcgCTGGTGTGAATCTTAGCCCGAACCTCCTCTGGCTGGGTTTTATAGccctcagagaaagagagtgacagagagggtgTGCTGAAGAGGGAATGAAAGAAAAAGAGGGTGGTAACATAGTGACTGacataaaataataaaaagaCAACAATGCTGTCTGTACAACAATGGCATCaacaggtggagagagggagaaaatagagaaggagagagagggaggggaggagagagggtgcAGACAAGAGAGGGAGGGGCCCGCAGGGACAGAGCAACAGCTTGCCCCCAACAGtgaaaaagagaaagggagaagggagaaaagggaggagagaaaaggTCATCTCCAAACTCGACAATGGGAATGGATAACATGAGGAGTAGGTTGTTTGTTTACAATAatagagggggaaagagaaaagATGGAAATATATCTTCTCAAACTGAAAGTTCCAAATTCTTTCCCATTAAATAATATAAACTGTATAGAGAAATTAGAGATAATAATTGCGGATAATTGGAAAAGCAACGTGAGGGTTTATGCTGTGTTGAATGGTTTCATTTTTACAAAATCCTTTTATAAATCTTTTTGCCCTGTCCTGTTTGTAGCTATACAGTATTTATTGTGCTACAAACTAATATATATGTATAAAGATTTCCGGCCTCTAAATGTCTAACTTTTGGcatgaaactctctctctctagtgcccAGAACTCTCTGAGGAATCTC
Coding sequences within it:
- the LOC120044064 gene encoding G1/S-specific cyclin-D2-like, giving the protein MSVSVSLWCEEEVQGQGAQQGQARGQSQLRAPWDPSVSGQRIIQRLLQVEERYLPSGLYVALIQREPERREELAKWVMEVCCERGCDETVFPLSVSMLDRFLSASLSLPVSPYCLAAACVLIASKLTECDTISADSLCAAAEYSFLPSNIREMERVILATLRWDVAAVTPQDFIPHFLPPVGERKDGKTDTEEFFSTLRRHSDTLVAMCVCDYRFLGAPPSLVAAAALNSALRGLGNKGPGHLGHMSATLAELCQTDLMVLQCYSELIEAALKQRLRGGLQDSAMEKDGEIEDERAGTPTDMREIDF